ACTTACTCTTCATACACTCTTCGACTATAGTGGTCCGGAAGGAGCTAAATGTATTACATATGCCAAACAGATACAGCCTGGAGCGGTAAGTATCCCTTAAGGATCTGCTGTTGGCTTGTGATCGTGAGAATTTCAGGTGCTCGATGCTTTACttcatattttgaaagaaaagccGGATCGTAAAAGGACGTTGTTTGTGCTTCACTCACTTCAACTTTTAGCCCGAAAGGACAACAGTGCTAAGGTAtccttttttcgaaatttcatcCTTATGacttaatttcaaattttgtgcatatttgtttctcttcttttccactttttgacaGTACTGTTAGTTTAAATTCATTACAGCAACACATTGTGCAGTCATATGGCGGTCGATTCATTGAACTACTTGTTGGATCTACACAGGGTGGCTTATTAGCTCTAGCAGATAACGCTAGGGATCAAGGACGTCTTTTATATCGAATATTCGCCCTGCTTAATGTTGTAATGGCTAGTCAGACCGCAGCAGAGATGTTTGTTCGATGTGGCGGATTACAAGTTTGTTGCACTCTCACCAAACTACTTTTTATATTGTTCAGATATTTGAATGTATTATTGTACGGATTGTTATATACTATTTCATGTAGATACATACGACTACGTAtggattatttcattttatgttgtttAGAAAGTATGTGAACGTCTATTCCAATCAACAGATGTCCTACGTGAAGGAATTCATCTTGTTGCGTTGGCTAGTGATGTAAGAACTGTGGATGATCAGGACTTGAGGGTTTCTATTCGACAGGTTAGTTAGTTGCGCAGTTAATTTAGTAATAAggcctcattttctttttatctccTCGAATTCCTGAATCTTTTTGGTCGAACTCTCCCCTTTTTTGTGACTAATAGTTTAATTTATGAGAGCACTACTTAGTTTTTCTGTATCTTATTCACTCTAATCTCCTGTTCAGGTGCTAGATATCCTGTGTCGATCAAACGATCGAGATCTCTTCGTTCGAAGGTACAGTTCTGGTTTCTTGGTGAACGTTATGGCTAATAGACCTGTCAACAAGGTACATCTTGGTTTCAAATCTTTTGTATTTTAACCCAATGTACAACTGCCGTTGTTTTGCAGAGGCTGCTTATAGAATGTAACGCTTTCGAAATATTCACAAGATTGTGCTATCAATACTccaagtaagtttttttttcgcttgtgTCGAACTTTTCCTGTGTCGGCCAAAAGTCACAAATTTCTCAGTCTGGAGCAATGGGGTCAAACCAAGGAAACAAAGGCTATGGTAGAAGAACTAGTTGACAATATTTTGCTGTCTCTTAACTCATTGATTATGGAGCCATTAAAACCAGATGCAACAAGGGCTAGAGATACATGCTTATCGCAGGTAATATTTGAgatgttctattttttccagtatttttttcattgtacgGTCTTCCTTTAGAAATCACTCCAAATTTGCCTGCTGAACCTCCTTTCTCATGGAAGCCCTGTTATAAGAAATCGGGTTTTGCGAGTATGTGTTCCTTTTGCACTCCGATTTCCAGTGATTTATCGACTTAAATGACAAtttgatatttgttttttcttaagttGATCACTCTTCTGCTGAGCTGCTGTGCTGGTTGGGGCACTACGGTAATGCAAACCGTCCTTGAAGATAAGGGTGATAACATCATTGCCGTCATTTTTAACGTCATCTCAACTGTTAGAGCAGATGCCACGGTAGGCCAAATCTCCATCATCCTGTAAGGTTTCAAGTTTCTCATATGTGTCATTTATTAGGATGCCAATCGAAAGGATACAGTCAATACCCTCGTCACCTGCTTTCGAATTCTAAATTTAATTATGATGTGCGACGAAAGCGCTAAGAAAACTGTCGCTTTATTTGTGAGGTGAGAATTTTGTTTGGAGTAAGTCTAATTCATTTATAAATCTCATCTTatgttttaattttagaaatagTACAGTATCCATGATGGAACTCTTACGGACGTTTACTGAAGACAACTTGGTGGTGCAGGTATGTTACTTAGTTATGTGGTGTGCCTTTTTATGTGAGTCTAGGATCAACTGATTGTGTTCAGATACTTGAGATGTGCGACCGGGTGGCTGATGACGAGAACCTCGCCCAACAGTGGGCCAGTGACCGACCACTTCTTGATGCGAATGCGAACAGTTCGAATCCAGATATTGGTgtgtttctggaagtaaaattattttatcttcttGTTCTCCATGTGTTATTTTTCTAGCTCGCGCAGCGCAATCGCTAGTATCGAAATTGAGTGCAGTCAATTCGGATTTTGAACCATTGGCTGGTGTCTTCGCCTCAATGGGTTCGGAAGGTTTCTCTATGGAAATGTAGTCAAGGCCATGATGCCCATCTTAGCCGATTCGTGCATTTAATCCCAGTTGAGGCCATTGCTTTGCAAAAGAGCGCTTGGCTTGTCTTTCCTGTAGATCGTGCAGCATAGCTGCAAACATAGAGCTTAATGTTTGCAGAGCTAATATTACATTCACTTTTAGCTCTTCATAATCCCTGTTGATCCTAGCACCACTCCTTCGTTAATAGTGTTGTCACAAGTTTCGGATTTAATCCCTctcatttcttcattgttagttagtattattgttatattaggATTATTGTTGTGATCAGTAAGACAAGTGTCTGCGTAATTTGTCTTCTCCCTCTTTGCTCGTTCTAACGATACTCATTCGATCTACCATTTGATCTACTTCCCGCCTCTAAGGCTATGCTCATTTCACTGCATATGGTACGTACTGGTACTTTCTACGCGCATAGTTTTTTAATTGACACCTCACGTGTATTATTGCATTTAGTATTGTGTCGATTGTATCATGGTATTGTTTTTTTGACGTGGTGATTATCGATCGTTTGTAATGTCGGTACCTTCCTGATGTACATGATGATGCTTGTCgtactttttttagaaactgTAAAGTTGTTTATGATTTATCTCAAGAGATGAAGAGTTATATTACGTTGTATGTTGTGGAATTgttccttttcgtttttttttccttttttcctttcctaggTTTCCAAAGCATAGGTAAAAGCAACAAGAAGCGTTGGTGTTGATTAGGTGAGCACAGAGCTAGATGTTCCTGGTCATCTTCACTCCATTCTCGAAGTTCTTATAAGCTCCCCAAACCGCTCGTTTCCTCTTGCCCAGCTTGGAAGTCAGGTTGTTCgtcatgttgatttcccgacctaAATGTAAGTAGTTGGATCATTCGGAAatattcgttccgttgagcatgAATGGGCATCAGAAAGCCATCAGTCGTTTATGAAAATCGTCTTGTCCAGGTTCAGCTGAATATCGATCCGTTGATGCTATCCTTAGAGTCTGAACCTCTTTGGCTTCATTACTCGCTTGCCAATTTGTCATCTGAATCAGACATGTACTGTaatgttgatgagtactgacTTCTTCGGTGTTAAACGAATAGTGATCAGCCATTTAAGGGTTACTAGAATGGTGAGGTTGGTTGAGTCAGGTTCGTCCCCCTCTTGCCGCTGATGCCATCTGGAGTTATACCATTGGTCCAAATGACTTATATCCAAATGAAAACACGAAATTACAATACACAGATGAAAGATATTTACAGTGTTGACCATTCTTGCAACCAACATCTCGAGATATAACTCCTTTAAAATACTGTACCAGCATGTCGTTAACTGAGATACGACTTCTGAGATGAATAATGGCGATGGAACAATAGCAAGACGCAGCATAATCTCAGTTTCACTTCTCGCGCTCGTATCAGTTGTGAGCTCCTTGTTTTTTACTTCGAGTTACTTGTAGCAAGGGCTGGATCGTAATGCCTAACGCTAATGCTATCCTCATCTTTGCCGTGGTGAAGTAAAATATACAGGGTAGTCCACATGAGGTGTCCCGCAAAAAAACTATCCACAACTTTGCACCAATTGATCCaaatcagaaatattttttctattcaatgGGTAGAAACTTCTACGTAAGTTCTCACATATCACATACGGAAAAACCGCCTTTAGCTTCAATACAAGCATCCAATCTCTTCTCGAGATTTTTGAGGATGCGCGCGATCAGTTCCCGTGCCTCATGCCTCATCAAGGGCTCTTTTCGGCGAGTCCAGTTACTTGTGCTTACAAGAGCAGGCGTTTTGCTCAAGAATCGACCAGACAGCAAAATCCAAAAGATTGAAATCGAGCGAGTTTTACCTGCAAGCCCCTTCGTCCAGAAATCCTTAGGATTGGTCTCACACCACTCCATTGTCCTCTTTGCGACATGGGCTGACGCCCAA
The Necator americanus strain Aroian chromosome I, whole genome shotgun sequence genome window above contains:
- a CDS encoding hypothetical protein (NECATOR_CHRI.G4185.T1) → MCDRLILRCNFASRSIYDRTQTLNDHWPFRSFRNGALSTNLLLFSMDAQRAYDQQVASTSRFPQYPKPEMMQQYPPSCRPNMQHMYPPSYPRSPSRVPQTDHTSHWMHGPYTSGYANSPIPSAAPSVMSHVSMQDDLVSVMSVQTTLNASTAPCPQDSHLTELRPQSQFSSSASTPPCTENVDPATIQEVRRNVAYSINNFYSNDQFKIIQCICHYAQRNMFQFVDMTSVHKLLLLIAQLLKNTADPNFRRQNSLQTSNLLLNAIFYLSRNPTTLRVVMHVASDKNTAEFIYIIAHFAKVNLNWAAALTLHTLFDYSGPEGAKCITYAKQIQPGAVLDALLHILKEKPDRKRTLFVLHSLQLLARKDNSAKQHIVQSYGGRFIELLVGSTQGGLLALADNARDQGRLLYRIFALLNVVMASQTAAEMFVRCGGLQKVCERLFQSTDVLREGIHLVALASDVRTVDDQDLRVSIRQVLDILCRSNDRDLFVRRYSSGFLVNVMANRPVNKRLLIECNAFEIFTRLCYQYSNLEQWGQTKETKAMVEELVDNILLSLNSLIMEPLKPDATRARDTCLSQKSLQICLLNLLSHGSPVIRNRVLRLITLLLSCCAGWGTTVMQTVLEDKGDNIIAVIFNVISTVRADATDANRKDTVNTLVTCFRILNLIMMCDESAKKTVALFVRNSTVSMMELLRTFTEDNLVVQILEMCDRVADDENLAQQWASDRPLLDANANSSNPDIARAAQSLVSKLSAVNSDFEPLAGVFASMGSEGFSMEM
- a CDS encoding hypothetical protein (NECATOR_CHRI.G4185.T2) gives rise to the protein MDAQRAYDQQVASTSRFPQYPKPEMMQQYPPSCRPNMQHMYPPSYPRSPSRVPQTDHTSHWMHGPYTSGYANSPIPSAAPSVMSHVSMQDDLVSVMSVQTTLNASTAPCPQDSHLTELRPQSQFSSSASTPPCTENVDPATIQEVRRNVAYSINNFYSNDQFKIIQCICHYAQRNMFQFVDMTSVHKLLLLIAQLLKNTADPNFRRQNSLQTSNLLLNAIFYLSRNPTTLRVVMHVASDKNTAEFIYIIAHFAKVNLNWAAALTLHTLFDYSGPEGAKCITYAKQIQPGAVLDALLHILKEKPDRKRTLFVLHSLQLLARKDNSAKQHIVQSYGGRFIELLVGSTQGGLLALADNARDQGRLLYRIFALLNVVMASQTAAEMFVRCGGLQKVCERLFQSTDVLREGIHLVALASDVRTVDDQDLRVSIRQVLDILCRSNDRDLFVRRYSSGFLVNVMANRPVNKRLLIECNAFEIFTRLCYQYSNLEQWGQTKETKAMVEELVDNILLSLNSLIMEPLKPDATRARDTCLSQKSLQICLLNLLSHGSPVIRNRVLRLITLLLSCCAGWGTTVMQTVLEDKGDNIIAVIFNVISTVRADATDANRKDTVNTLVTCFRILNLIMMCDESAKKTVALFVRNSTVSMMELLRTFTEDNLVVQILEMCDRVADDENLAQQWASDRPLLDANANSSNPDIARAAQSLVSKLSAVNSDFEPLAGVFASMGSEGFSMEM